The genomic DNA CCTTCGGCGGTGGTTTATACACCACACTTGCGGAAGGCCTTTTTATTTTTTAGGAAAGATTGACATTAAGTCTTTTTGTTTTTTTGTTTTCCTTAACTTGTACATAGAATAAGCCTCCTGTGGCGTGATGCTGGCAAAACGATGCAATACTTGTGTGGTCTTAGCGGGATCGATTATATACCCTACAATATCCTCAGATGAATACGGCGAGAAGCGCTAGCTATATCTAGTCGAGACAAGATACTGCCCACCGCCTCTGGCTCTTTATTGACCGCCTGATCGATTGACCCCGCGCCAGGCGCTTCAGCCATATTGTTCAAGCTCTGTTCGACACCAGGATCATCGGTATCTTTAATAAGTTTCCCAAAATAATAAATACGCATTTTTAAACTCCATTCAGATAATTTAGTAATTAGTCATAGGGAAGATTACAGAAATTCGACAGACATCTGTTTGCCTGCTCAATTTTTGCGTGGTTTAACGCTCATACCACCAACGGAGAGAGCTCTAAATCCTAAAAAGCTATAAAACCAGAAAACGTTCCTTTAGAATTTATGATTTAGATTTTACTACTTTCGGCTTCAGCCGAGACGAGTAGGCGATTTTATTCGGCTACGATGCGTATTGATAGAGTTTGTTAGGAGGAATCTCGCCGAGAGCGGCCGCTGAAGCCCTAACACAACTTGCCCTAATTGTAGCACAAATGCCCAAAGCGCTATTGCTTTTTGGCGGGCAAAGAGTATATTCAAATTAGCACCAGATAAACGGTGTCTAAGGGAGGAAACTATAATGGAAAACCTAAGCGCACACAAAGTAGCGATGGCCCTGATGGTGATCGGCGGACTCAACTGGCTGTTGGTTGGGCTTTCTGAAAAAGACCTACTAGTCGGTTACCTGAAACTAGACTTCGACCTTGCCAGGGTAGTCTACGTGCTTGTGGGCCTAGCAACACTCTACGTTCTTTGGGCTAAAATGGGCGGAAAAAAGTCAGCTGAATAAGTTAGTATAGTAAATTCCACAACGTAGAAGGTAGTGCCTCCGTTATTCGCGGAGGCATTTACATTTTATAGCACAACAATTTTGACAAATTGAAGGCGCTTAAGCTACTCTACTAATTCGTCTCTTCAAAAATGAGGTGGAGAGCGAAAATCAGTTTATGCGAATGGGCGTTTAAAGGTGCGCTTACAATGATCGCTTACTGGTTAAAATAGTAAATAAAGGTGGTGCAAAAACATAAAGACTAAAAAGGTCTTTTAAAGCACCCCAAAAAAGGAGGGTTATGCGTAAATCCGCATACACAATCGGTCTAGCTACTTTTGGCGTCATCGCCATTTTAGCCAGTCCTAAGGCAGTACATGCCGAAGAAGTAAAAACAGAAACCAATCAACCAAAAATCGTCGAGGTTCAGCCTGGCGACTACCTTAGCAAAATAGCACAAGAAAACGAGACGACTTATGTGCGAATTTATAACGCTAACGAAGAAATTAAAAACCCAGATATTATTTATCCGGGTCAAAAACTGCGCATTCCTAAGGCAGATGAGCAGCTTACAGACAGAGCTTTGCCTGTAGTTGCGCCAGTTGTGGTTACTAAGCCAAAAGCTAGCACACATCGTCAAACTACGACTCAGCCGCAAGCAGCCGCGCCAGTTGCTCCAAGCGGTAGCGTTTGGGACCGTTTAGCACAGTGCGAATCAGGTGGACGCTGGAACATCAACACTGGTAATGGTTTCTACGGTGGAGTCCAGTTTGACTACGGGACTTGGCTTTCTAATGGCGGTGGCGCCTACGCACCACGCGCTGATCTAGCCACACGAGAACAACAGATCGATATTGCGACTCGTCTTCAATCCCGCAGAGGCTGGGGCCCTTGGCCAGCCTGCGCACGTAAGCTTGGCTTACTATAGTAACGGCGTTACTAGCATTAAAAGACTCCAAACTAGTAAAACCTTAACTGAAGCTTTCATGAATTTTCGCGCCCAGACTACCTTATCTAGGGCGCGAAAACCTTTGTAACCAACGTACATCCACCAGGCGCCCATAGCCGTCATGATTCCGATGAACACCCAAGCCCCTCTGGGCTGCGTCCGAAAAACCATTGCCACAGCCACTACGAATAATGCAAGATAGAATAAGCTGGATTTGACAGTACGGTTAACGCCATGAACGGACGGCAGAACAGGTATAGAGGCATTCTTATAATCATCAAGGCGGCGAACGGCGATGGCATAAAAATGAGGCATCTGCCACAATACCATTGCAGTAAATAGCCAGATCGCAGTGACATCAATACGCCCAGCAAAACTTAAGTATCCAGCTAGCGGCGGAACGGCACCAGGGATACTGCCAACAAGCGTGCCATAAGATCCATGGCGCTTAGCCAGCCCATATGGTATTAGATACCCCAAAAAGCCAACTATCCCAGCTAAAAAAGCAACTTTATTAGTATGAAAATACAGCAACATAAAACCGCAAATTGCCAATAAAACTGCTAGAGATAAAGCCCTACTAACAACGACGGAACCCAAGACAAAGGCTCTACTCTTGGTTCGCTCCATTTTTTTATCAATGTTTCTATCAATATAGTTATTTATTATCCCGGCGCTAGCAATAATTAGAGCAGTAGAAATCATAAACGCCCAAAAAGCCGCCCACCTAAAAGCAGTAGTACCACCTAAAGAATAGGCTAGCATGAAACCGCCTACTGCAGCCAGAAGGTTACCAAGCACTATACCGGGCTTTGTTAAGAGTAAGTAAACCTTTATCACTTAGGTAAGTTTAGCACGATAACTAGACCACGCCCTCATGTGCAACTACAAAGAATTTCATTGATTTTACAGAATTGATTATGCTTAACTAGAAGCAAAAGGCAGAGTAGATTGGGTGAGTTTTAGATGAAACAAATCAAGAGACATAAAAAACAGAAGATGTCGATATTTTTGGTATTTTTAGGCTTTTTAGGGCTAATACTACTGATGGCCTACTTCCTGGCTGGTCAAGATGTGGCGCTATTACAGCCTAAAGGTTTTATATCCCACGAACAATTCAAATTGTCGATGACGGTCTTAGCAATTGTTTTAGCAATTGGGATTCCCTCTGTGGGATTGCTATATTTAATTGTCTGGCGATACCGTGATACCAACACCAAGGCCACTCGCGAAACAGAATCAGAACGCAGTGCGCTATTCCTGTTTGTGCTTTGGATGATACCAATTAGCGTCGGGGTACTTATTTCACTGATAGTTTGGGAGTCTACCCACCGCCTAGCACCACAAAAACCAATTAGTGAGATCGAAAAACCTCTGGTGGTTAAGGTTGTTGCGATGCGTTGGAAATGGTTATTCCTTTACCCAGAGCAGCAAATCGCTTCGCTGAACTACGTTCAAATTCCCGAAAACACACCCGTTAGGTTTGAGGTAACGGCCGACGATGCGCCTATGACCTCTTTTTGGATACCGCATTTGAGCGGGCAAATATACTCAATGACAGGACATGTTAATAGAATCAACGTAATGGGTACCGAAGTAGGTGACTATACTGGTAGCACCCCTGAGATTAATGGTGAAGGATTCGCTGGAATGAGATTTAAAACCCGTGTTAGCTCGGCGCAAGACTTTGAGGCATGGGTAATTAGTACAAAAGCTAATAACAACACCCTTTCTTTAAGTAAATATGATGAACTACTACTGCCAACCGAAAAAACGGACAGTGTTTTTTACGCAAGCTATGATCAAAATCTCTATGATAAAATGCTTATGAAATACATGTCGATGCACGGCGACGACAGCGAAACTAATCACGAAGGGCACCATTGAGAGAATTTTTAATCGGTAAGCTAGACGGCAATTCATTGCCTCACGAGTGGTTCACAATTGGTGGAACGGCTGCCTTCGTTTTAATGATGCTATTGATTGCTGGCTATCTCACTTACAAAAAACGCTGGAAATGGCTATGGAAAGAATGGTTAACATCTGTTGATCCCAAAAAAATTGGCATAATGTATTTCATAGTCGGCGGATTTATGCTTTTGCGCGGAATCCTTGACGCACTAATGATTTGGCTGCAGCAATCTCTAGCAGCTGGTGCCTCTCATGGCTA from Candidatus Saccharibacteria bacterium includes the following:
- a CDS encoding DUF378 domain-containing protein — translated: MENLSAHKVAMALMVIGGLNWLLVGLSEKDLLVGYLKLDFDLARVVYVLVGLATLYVLWAKMGGKKSAE
- a CDS encoding transglycosylase family protein, producing MAQENETTYVRIYNANEEIKNPDIIYPGQKLRIPKADEQLTDRALPVVAPVVVTKPKASTHRQTTTQPQAAAPVAPSGSVWDRLAQCESGGRWNINTGNGFYGGVQFDYGTWLSNGGGAYAPRADLATREQQIDIATRLQSRRGWGPWPACARKLGLL
- the cyoE gene encoding protoheme IX farnesyltransferase yields the protein MIKVYLLLTKPGIVLGNLLAAVGGFMLAYSLGGTTAFRWAAFWAFMISTALIIASAGIINNYIDRNIDKKMERTKSRAFVLGSVVVSRALSLAVLLAICGFMLLYFHTNKVAFLAGIVGFLGYLIPYGLAKRHGSYGTLVGSIPGAVPPLAGYLSFAGRIDVTAIWLFTAMVLWQMPHFYAIAVRRLDDYKNASIPVLPSVHGVNRTVKSSLFYLALFVVAVAMVFRTQPRGAWVFIGIMTAMGAWWMYVGYKGFRALDKVVWARKFMKASVKVLLVWSLLMLVTPLL
- a CDS encoding COX aromatic rich motif-containing protein, translating into MKQIKRHKKQKMSIFLVFLGFLGLILLMAYFLAGQDVALLQPKGFISHEQFKLSMTVLAIVLAIGIPSVGLLYLIVWRYRDTNTKATRETESERSALFLFVLWMIPISVGVLISLIVWESTHRLAPQKPISEIEKPLVVKVVAMRWKWLFLYPEQQIASLNYVQIPENTPVRFEVTADDAPMTSFWIPHLSGQIYSMTGHVNRINVMGTEVGDYTGSTPEINGEGFAGMRFKTRVSSAQDFEAWVISTKANNNTLSLSKYDELLLPTEKTDSVFYASYDQNLYDKMLMKYMSMHGDDSETNHEGHH